TCCATACTGAGCGCACGAATGGCATTAGCAAGGTCTTTACGGGACATAGAACACTCCGTGGCAAGATTTAGAGTTTGGCAGCAAGCAGGTCTTCCAGTTTGCGTTGGTCAACGGCGAACAGACGGATACCGTCAGAGAGTTTTTCGACCGCCATCGCATCCTGGTTATGCTCCCAGCGGAATTCAGCTTCGCTCATGGGCGCGGGGCGATGGAAGGTTTGTGAAGACGGCACCAGCTTGCGCACAACCGGTTCTTCTTTTTCCTGCAGTTCTTTCAGGAGGTTGGGGGCAATCGTCAGGCGATCGCAGCCGGCGAGCGCGAGGATCTGTTCAGTGCGGCGGAAACTGGCACCCATGACAATCGTGTCATAACGATGCTGTTTGAAGTAATCGTAGATATTGCGTACTGACTTCACCCCCGGATCTTCCTCAACAACGTACGGATCCATGGGGCTGCGTGCCTGATACCAGTCATAAATACGCCCGACAAACGGGGAGATCAAAAAGACGCCCGCTTCGGCGCAGGCGCGCGCCTGGGCAAAGGAAAACAGTAGCGTCAGGTTGCAGTTAATGCCCTCTTTTTCCAGCGCTTCTGCCGCGCGAATGCCTTCCCATGTGGAGGCCAGTTTAATCAGTATGCGGGATTTATCGATTCCCTGCTGCTGGTACAACTCCACCAGGTGGCGGGCTTTTTCAATGCTCTTTTGTTGATCGAAGGAGAGGCGGGCATCCACTTCGGTCGACACGCGTCCCGGAATGCTTTTAAGAATTTCCGCACCAAAATTCACCGCCAGCTTGTCACAGGCTTCGGCAACCTGCTGTTCCTGGGTTTTTCCCTGTTTCTTCCCCCACTGGAGAGCATCGTCAATCAGATGGGCGTAATGCGCCAGTCCGGCAGCCTTCAGCAGCAGAGAGGGATTCGTGGTGGCATCCTGGGGTTGGTAATGACGAATAGACTCAATATCGCCGCTGTCGGCCACAACAGTGGTGAATTGTTTGATGCCGTCTAACTGATTCATAGGAAATACTCCTTGAAAAGTAACGTGTTAGGTGAGTGCTTAAAATCACACTTCTGAGAGATTCATGAGGTGCACCACAAAAAAGCATAGCAGACAGGCATGGTAATGCTGGCTGAAGGAGGTAACATGGTTGTTATGAGTTGATTACGAAATCTTTATTCAAGTCGTGATAGTTTGGGGATCTTCAAAGTTTGCGTCCCGCAGTGCGGTGATAATGTGCGACGCACCTGACTGCGCGTGACTTTTTTGAACGATACGTGAAAGGAACAACAAGATGGATGACCAGTTAAAGCAAAGCGCCCTTGATTTCCACGAATTCCCGGTACCGGGTAAAATCCAGGTTTCCCCGACTAAGCCCCTTGCCACGCAGCGCGATCTGGCGCTGGCCTACTCGCCAGGCGTCGCCGCACCTTGTCTTGAAATCGAAAAAGACCCGCTGGCTGCGTATAAATACACCGCACGTGGCAACCTGGTTGCCGTTATCTCTAACGGGACGGCGGTGCTGGGCTTAGGCAATATTGGCGCGCTGGCCGGTAAACCGGTCATGGAAGGCAAAGGCGTTCTGTTTAAGAAATTCGCCGGTATTGATGTGTTCGATATTGAAGTCGACGAACTCGACCCGGATAAATTTATTAACGTCGTCGCCGCGCTGGAGCCGACGTTCGGCGGGATCAATCTGGAAGACATCAAAGCGCCAGAGTGTTTCTACATCGAGCAGAAACTGCGCGAACGTATGAATATTCCGGTGTTCCATGACGATCAGCACGGCACTGCAATCATCAGTACCGCCGCCATTCTTAACGGCCTGCGGGTGGTAGAAAAAAATATCTCCGACGTGCGGATGGTGGTATCCGGCGCAGGTGCGGCGGCGATCGCCTGTATGAACCTGCTGGTGGCGTTGGGGATGCAGAAGCACAACATCGTGGTTTGCGACTCCAAAGGCGTTATCTACAAAGGCCGCGAGCCGAACATGGCAGAAACCAAAGCGGCCTACGCGGTTGAAGATGACGGCAAACGGACGCTGGATGACGTCATCGACGGTGCGGACATTTTCCTCGGCTGTTCAGGCCCGAAAGTGCTGACCCAGGAGATGGTCAAGAAGATGGCTCGCGCGCCGATGATTCTGGCGCTGGCTAACCCGGAACCGGAAATCCTGCCGCCGCTGGCAAAAGAGGTGCGTCCGGACGCCATCATCTGTACGGGGCGTTCCGACTACCCGAACCAGGTTAACAACGTTCTGTGCTTCCCGTTCATCTTCCGCGGCGCGCTGGACGTTGGTGCTACGGCGATCAACGAAGAGATGAAGCTGGCTGCGGTCCATGCGATTGCCGAGCTGGCGCATGCCGAGCAGAGCGAAGTGGTGGCCTCGGCCTATGGCGACCAGGATCTGAGCTTTGGCCCGGAATACATCATTCCAAAACCGTTCGACCCGCGTCTGATCGTCAAAATCGCGCCGGCAGTTGCCAAAGCGGCAATGGATTCTGGTGTGGCGATGCGCCCGATTGCTGACTTCGATGCTTACATCGACAAGCTGACTGAATTTGTCTACAAAACCAACCTGTTCATGAAGCCGATCTTCTCGCAGGCGCGTAAAGCGCCGAAACGTGTCGTGTTGCCGGAAGGGGAGGAGGCGCGCGTCCTGCACGCCACGCAGGAACTGATCACGCTGGGTCTGGCGAAACCGATCCTGATTGGTCGCCCGAGCGTAATCGAAATGCGCATTCAGAAACTGGGACTGCAGATCAAAGCGGGCGTCGATTTTGAGATAGTCAATAATGAATCCGATCCGCGCTTTAAAGAGTACTGGAGTGAGTACTACCAGATCATGAAGCGTCGCGGCGTTACCCAGGAGCAGGCGCAGCGTGCGGTGATCGCCAACACCACGGTGATTGGCGCGATCATGGTACAGCGCGGGGAAGCGGATGCGATGATCTGTGGCACCATTGGCGATTACCATGAGCACTTCAGCGTGGTGAAAGAGGTGTTTGGCTACCGTGAAGGCGTCCATACTGCCGGGGCGATGAACGCCTTACTGTTGCCGAGTGGCAACACCTTTATTGCCGATACCTACGTTAATGACGATCCTGAGCCGGAAGAACTGGCAGAAATCGCCGTGATGGCGGCGGAAACCGTGCGTCGCTTTGGTATCGAACCGAAAGTCGCGCTGCTATCGCACTCTAACTTTGGTTCATCTGACTGCCCGTCTGCCGGTAAAATGCGTGCCGCGCTGGAGATTATCAAAGCACGTGCACCTGACCTGATGATTGATGGCGAAATGCATGGCGATGCCGCGCTGGTGGAAAGCATTCGTAACGATCGGATGCCAGATAGCCCGCTGAAAGGCTCGGCCAATATTCTGGTGATGCCAAATATGGAAGCCGCGCGTATTAGTTATAATTTACTGCGCGTCTCCAGTTCTGAAGGTGTTACGGTTGGCCCCGTTCTGATGGGGGTGGCGAAACCGGTTCATGTATTAACGCCGATCGCTTCGGTGCGTCGAATCGTTAATATGGTGGCGCTGGCGGTCGTTGAGGCGCAAACACAACCGCTGTAATCCGTTGTCATGATGATGTAACACTCGCTCTTACCCTGACTGGTTCAGGGTAAGAGTATTATTTTTTATGATTATCCGCGTTATTATCAGCCTGGTCGCCTGTCGTGCGGCTGTATTATTCTCTTCTCATCGACACGAAAATAATCACGATTATTAAATCGCTTGTGCTTGTTTACTGAAATCGAAATAATATTCCATCTCAGACAATGTGGCTGTTAAAAATGTCTTTAAAATCAATGGTAAGACAACTTTTTTATCGTCTTTATGATTATCAGTCTGTTTATATTGATAATTCAAATATAAAGCTCGCGGTTATTCATATACCCGATCAAATCGGGGACGCGATGTCAGTTTTTCCTGTAATACGTGCACTGGAAGCGGGTGACGTAAAACATTTGCTAATTGTATCATCGACTATTAATCAATCGATATTTGAGACACTTTCTTTACGTCAAACAAAATTGACCGTAATAAGTATGTCCATGCAAGACAATGCTACGTTTAATGAAATAAAAACAGTCGCCAGAAAGATAAGAAAAGAGTACGGAACCCCCGATATATGCATCGAAGCCATGCGGCGAAAGAACCTGAAAACAATGCTTTTCATCAATAGATTAAGGGCCAGAACGAATCTTCAGGTGGCGGGGTTAACCATGAAGTGTTATTCCCCGGTCTGCAAAACAGCCTCAAGAATGGATCAGATCTTTCGGGCACCCGTGCCGATGACCTGGGCAATTTTGATGAGAGACGCGGGGTTTCCGCTCGTCAGGGCTGTTTTTGAATTCCCTCTCAGCGAAGCGGTGTTAACGGAGGTTCGCAGCGATATCTCGACATTGGGACGATATATTGCCCTGAATTTAGAAGGCAGCGCGAAACAGCGCACGTTTTCACTTCCGGTTGCCGAAAAGCTTATCGCGATAATCAAAAAAGAGATCGATCTCCCGATTGTCATTGTCCACGGCCCGAAAGGGGTCGACAGTTCGGTTTCGTTAACGCAATCCTGCGATGGCGTGCATCGACTGTCATTGCCGCCATCCATAATGCGTTCCGCTGCGGTCATCAACGGTGCGTTTTTGGTCATCACACCGGATACCTCCATTTTACATATGGCAAGTGCGTACAATATTCCTGCGATTGCGGTTTATGCCGACTATAAAACGCGTTGGCCAGCGATGCAGGATATTTCAGAAACAATAGCGGTGGGTAAAGATATAGACCATATCAATCTGGATGAATTCAGAGCGGCGATAAAACGCGTCATTACGCGGATTCAGAGCTCCCCGTCCTGAGGGACCATTTTTAATGACACCTGTCGGCCATTGTGGCCGTCTGGCGGACGTAATATAACGATATCGGTAAACAAAATCCATAATTTGCCCGGCACGACTCCTCTCTGAGAATATTTCTGTTTGATTGAAAAATCCTGTGTTTTCGCCTTTATGTCGCATCTTTCACTTTTCCTGAGCGTATTCAATGTCGTTTGTGATAAGTCTTATTTTTTTTATTTCCCCATTCTTAGTGATCCACCTCACCTTTTAAATCTCTTTGCCGAATTTTGTTATTTACCCTGACAAAAAATTGCCACGATAAGCCCAGTCTTAACACAGGCGGTGAGCAATGGATAAAGAACGCATTATTCAGGAATTTGTGCCGGGCAAACAGGTCACGCTGGCGCATCTCATTGCGCATCCTGGTGAAGAACTGGCGAAAAAGATCGGCGTTCCCGAAGCTGGCGCCATTGGCATTATGACCCTGACGCCGGGAGAAACCGCGATGATAGCCGGCGATCTGGCGATGAAGGCTGCCGATGTACACATCGGTTTTCTCGACAGGTTCAGCGGCGCGCTGGTGATTTACGGTTCGGTCGGTGCGGTAGAAGAGGCCTTATTGCAAACGGTCAGTGGGCTGGGACGTTTATTAAATTTTACGCTCTGCGACCTGACGAAAAGCTAATTTTGAGGTGCTTATGAAACGTATTGCGTTTGTTGGCACTGTCGGCGCGGGAAAAACAACGCTTTTTAATGCGTTACAGGGGAATTATACCCTCGCCAGAAAAACCCAGGCCGTGGAATTTAATGAACATGGCGATATCGATACGCCAGGGGAATATTTCAGCCATCCCCGCTGGTATCACGCCTTAATTACCACGCTGCAGGACGTTGATACGTTGATTTATGTCCATGCAGCCAATGACAAAGAAAGTCGCTTACCTGCCGGGCTGTTAGATATCGGTGCCAGTAAACGACACATCGCCGTGATCAGCAAAACGGATATGCCAGATGCTGACGTGACCGCGACGCGGGAATTATTGCGCGGGATTGGGTTTCAGGAGCCGATTTTCGAACTCAACAGCCATGACCCGCAAAGCGTGCAGCACCTGGTGGATTATCTGACTGAGCTAAGCCAAAAGGAGGAAGGGGCAGGTGAAAAAACTTATCACAGCTAACGATATACGTGCGGCGCACGCACGGGGCGAGCAGGAAATGTCGGTGGTGCTGCGCGCCAGCATCATCACCCCGGAAGCTCGTGAAGTCGCGGAGCTACTGGGCGTCACGATTGTGGAGTGTGAGGGCTCCGCCCCGACGGCAACGGCTTGCGCGGACGAGACCAAATCTGAAACTCAGCGCATTCGTGAAACCATCATCGCGCAACTGCCGGAAGGGCAGTTTACCGAAAGTCTGGTCTCGCAGTTGATGGACAAAGTGCTGAAGGAAAAACAGTCGCTGGAGCAGGGCGGGATGCAACCGGGTTTTCATTCGGTGACCGGCAAAGGTGGCATCAAAGTGATCGACGGCAGCAGCGTTAAGTTCGGCCGTTTTGACGGTGCGCAACCGCACTGCGTAGGTCTGACCGATCTCGTCACCGAACAGGATGGCAGCAGCATGGCCGCCGGGTTCATGCAGTGGGATAACGCATTCTTCCCGTGGACGCTGAACTACGACGAAATCGACATGGTGCTCGACGGTGAGCTGCATGTGCGCCATGAAGGCGAAACGATGATCGCCAAAGCCGGGGACGTCATGTTTATCCCGAAAGGCTCGAGCATTGAATTTGGCACGCCGACGACCGTGCGCTTCCTGTACGTTGCGTGGCCTGCGAACTGGCAATCGGTATGAAAGATTTCATCACCGAAGCATGGCTCAGAGCGAATCATACGCTCAGCGAAGGAGCAGAAATCCATCTCCCCGCTGATGCTCGCCTGACGCCCTCTGCCCGCGAACTGTTGGAAGGCCGTCATCTGCGCATCAAGTTTCTCGATGAGCAGGGCAGTCTGTTTGTCGACGACGAACAACAGCAGCCGCAACCGGTGCACGGGTTAACCAGCAGCGACTCGCATCCACAGGCCTGTTGTGAACTGTGTCGCCAGCCAGTGGCGAAAAAGCCGGACACGCTGACCCACCTGACCGCGGACAAAATGGTTGCCAAAAGCGACCCGCGTCTGGGCTTTCGCGCCGCGCTGGACAGCACTATCGCGCTGGCGGTGTGGCTGCAAATCGAACTGGCGGAGCCGTGGCAGCCGTGGCTGGCGGACATTCGTTCACGGCTGGGCAACATCATGCGCGCCGATGCCATGGATGAACCGCTGGCGGCACAGTCCATCGTTGGGCTGAACGAAGATGACCTGCACCGTCTTTCCCATCAGCCGTTGCGCTATCTGGATCACGATCATCTGGTACCTGAAGCCAGCCACGGTCGCGAGTCCGCGTTGTTGAACCTGCTGCGTACCAAAGTTCGCGAGACGGAAACGATCGCCGCCCAGGTCTTTATCACCCGTGGATTTGACGTCCTGCGTCCGGATATTTTGCAGGCGCTGAACCGTCTTTCCAGTGCGGTCTACGTGATGATGATTCTGTGTGTCACCAAACACCCACTCACCGTCAGCCAGATTCAACAGCGACTGGGAGGTGAAAAATGATCATTGAACGCGCCCGTGAACGGGCTCAGCAATCCCCGGCACGGGTGGTCTTTCCGGATGCCCTGGACGAACGCGTGCTGAAAGCGGCGCACTACCTGCAACAGCACGGTCTGGCGCACCCCATTCTCGTGGCCAGTCCGTTCGCGCTGCGCCAGTTCGCCCTCACTCATCGGGTCGCGTTGGACGGTATTCAGGTTATCGATCCGCACAGCAATCTGGCGATGCGTGAAGCGTTTGCTCAGCGCTGGCTCGCCCGATCCGGGGAGAAAACGCCGCCGGATGCCCTTGAAAAACTCAATGACCCGCTGATGTTTGCCGCGGCGCTGGTTAGCGCAGGCCAGGCGGATGTCTGTATCGCCGGCAACCTCTCTTCCACGGCCAATGTGCTGCGCGCGGGCTTACGCATTATCGGTCTGCAGCCAGGGTGTAAAACGCTGTCGTCCATTTTCCTGATGCTGCCGCAGTACGTCGGACCAGCGTTAGGGTTTGCTGACTGTAGCGTGGTGCCACAGCCGACGGCGGCGCAACTGGCGGATATCGCGATCGCCAGCGCCGACACCTGGCGCAGTATCACCGGCGAGGAGCCGCGCGTGGCGATGTTGTCGTTCTCCAGTCAGGGCAGCGCGCGTCACCCGTGTGTGGCTAACGTGCAGCAGGCAACGGAGATCGTTCGTGAACGCGCGCCTGGGCTGCTGGTGGATGGCGAACTGCAGTTTGACGCTGCCTTTGTGCCGGAAGTCGCCGCGCAAAAGGCGCCAGCCAGTCCGCTACGGGGCAATTCCAACGTGATGGTTTTTCCGTCACTGGAGGCCGGCAATATTGGCTACAAAATCGCCCAGCGTCTGGGCGGATATCGTGCTGTCGGGCCGCTGATTCAAGGGCTTGCCGCACCGCTTCATGACCTCTCGCGAGGCTGTAGCGTACAGGAAATTATCGAACTGGCGTTGGTGGCAGCCGTGCCGCGCCAGACTGACGTGAGTCGCGAGCGCGACTCACAAACCCTGGTTGTATAAATGGTCCCGTTCTGGACCCCATGAGAGGAAAACATAATGGAAGCTTTAGGAATGATTGAAACCCGGGGCCTGGTTGCACTGATTGAGGCCTCTGATGCGATGGTAAAAGCCGCACGCGTGAAGCTGGTTGGTGTGAAACAGATTGGCGGTGGTCTGGTGACTGCGATGGTTCGTGGCGATGTTGCGGCCTGCAAAGCGGCAACGGATGCCGGTGCCGCCGCCGCGCAACGTATCGGGGAACTGGTCTCCGTGCACGTGATCCCGCGTCCGCATGGCGATCTGGAAGAAGTGTTCCCGATCAGCTTCAAAGGCGACAGCAACATCTAAGCAGGACTGGGGCCGGATGGCGCTGCGCTTATCCGGCCTACAGGATCGCAGCACAACTTAACCCACGGAGGCGGGTATGAAACTGGCAGTCGTCACAGGACAAATTGTTTGTACCGTACGCCATCAGGGACTGGCACACGACAAATTGCTGATGGTGGAGATGATCGATGCCCAGGGAAATCCCGACGGACAGTGCGCCGTCGCCATTGACAGCATCGGGGCGGGAACCGGGGAGTGGGTGCTGCTGGTCAGCGGTAGTTCTGCTCGCCAGGCACATCGCAGTGAAGCGTCTCCGGTCGACCTGTGCGTGATTGGTATTGTCGATGAAGTGGTGGCTGGCGGTCAGGTGATATTCCACAAATAGGACTTAACATCATGAATCAACAGGATATTGAACAGGTGGTGAAAGCGGTACTGCTGAAAATGAAAGACAGCAGTCAGCCAGCGACCACCGTTCATGAAATGGGCGTCTTTGCCTCCCTGGATGATGCGGTGGCGGCAGCAAAAGTCGCTCAGCAGGGGCTGAAGAGCGTGGCGATGCGCCAGCTTGCCATTCACGCCATTCGTGAAGCGGGCGAAAAGCATGCCAAAGAATTAGCGGAACTTGCCGTTGCAGAGACCGGCATGGGACGCGTTGACGATAAATTTGCCAAAAATGTGGCGCAGGCGCGCGGTACGCCGGGCGTGGAGTGTTTATCGCCGCAGGTACTGACCGGTGATAACGGCCTGACGCTGATCGAAAATGCGCCGTGGGGCGTCGTGGCCTCAGTGACGCCATCCACAAACCCGGCGGCGACGGTGATTAACAACGCCATTAGCCTGATTGCTGCGGGCAATAGCGTTGTGTTTGCTCCCCACCCGGCGGCGAAAGGGGTGTCACAACGCGCGATTACACTGCTTAACCAGGCGGTGGTCGCGGCGGGCGGCCCGGAAAACCTGCTGGTGACCGTGGCGAATCCGGATATTGAAACCGCGCAGCGGCTGTTTAAGTACCCAGGCATTGGCCTGCTGGTCGTGACCGGTGGCGAAGCAGTGGTCGACGCCGCACGCAAACACACCAATAAACGTCTGATTGCCGCCGGTGCCGGTAATCCCCCGGTCGTCGTCGATGAGACCGCAGATCTGGCGCGGGCCGCGCAGTCCATCGTCAAAGGTGCCTCCTTCGATAACAACATCATTTGTGCTGATGAGAAGGTGTTGATTGTTGTCGACAGTGTGGCGGATGAGTTGATGCGTCTGATGGAAGGTCAGCAGGCGGTGAGACTGAGTGCGGAGCAGGCCGAACAGCTCCAGCCGGTGCTGCTAAAAAATATCGATGAACGCGGCAAAGGTACTGTCAGCCGTGACTGGGTCGGACGCGATGCGGCGAAAATCGCAGCAGCCATTGGTCTGAAGGTTCCGGAGCAAACCCGACTGCTGTTTGTTGAAACGCCTGCCACGCATCCCTTTGCCGTCACTGAACTGATGATGCCGGTCCTGCCGGTGGTTCGGGTGGCAAATGTCGGCGAGGCTATTGCGCTGGCGGTGCAACTGGAAGGCGGCTGTCACCATACTGCTGCGATGCACTCACGCAACATCGACAACATGAACCAGATGGCAAACGCCATTGATACCAGCATCTTCGTCAAAAACGGACCGTGCATTGCCGGGCTGGGACTGGGCGGTGAAGGCTGGACCACCATGACCATTACCACGCCAACCGGGGAAGGGGTGACCAGTGCGCGCACGTTTGTGCGTCTGCGTCGCTGTGTTTTGGTGGATGCGTTTCGAATTGTATAAGGGATGAATGATGGCGCACGACGAAGAAAATTGGCTCACCCCAAGACTGCAAAAAGCCGCTGACCTGTGTAATCAGGCGCCTGCAATGAGCGACTCTCCACTGTGGCTGGGCGTTGACCTGGGCACCTGTGATGTGGTGTCGATGGTTGTCGACGGCGATGGACAACCGGTTGCGGTGTGTCTTGACTGGGCTGACGTCGTGCGCGACGGCATCGTCTGGGATTTCTTTGGTGCGGTCACCATCGTGCGCCGCCATCTCGATACGCTCGAACAGCAACTCGGCAGTCGCTTTACCCACGCGGCGACCTCGTTCCCACCGGGCACCGACCCGCGCATCTCTATCAACGTGCTGGAGTCTGCCGGGCTGGAGGTCAGTCATGTGCTGGATGAACCGACCGCGGTTGCCGACCTGCTGCAACTGGATAACGCCGGTGTCGTGGATATCGGTGGTGGCACGACCGGCATTGCCATCGTTAAACAGGGCAAGGTGACGTACTCGGCGGATGAAGCGACGGGCGGTCACCATATTTCTCTGACTCTGGCCGGAAATCGCCGTATCGAACTGGAAGATGCCGAGCAGGTCAAGCGCAGCAACGCGCAGGATATCTGGCCGGTGGTGAAACCGGTCTACGAAAAAATGGCGGAGATCGTTGCCCGTCATATCGAAGGACAAGGAATAGCTGATTTATGGCTGGCGGGCGGCTCCTGTATGCAGCCGGGTGTGGAGGCGTTGTTTCGTCAGCGCTTCCCGGCGCTCCAGGTGCATCTGCCCCGGCACAGCCTGTTTATGACACCGCTGGCAATCGCAAACAGCGGGAGAGAGAAAGCGGAGGGAATCTATGCAAGCTGAATTGCAGACGGCGCTCTTTCAGGCATTCGATACCCTGAATCTGCAACGCGTGAAAACGTTCAGCGTACCGCCGGTCACGCTGTGCGGGCTCGGGGCGCTCAGTTCCTGCGGACAAGAAGCGCAATCGCGAGGCTTAAGCCATCTGTTCGTGATGGTCGACAGTTTCCTGCATCAGGCGGGAATGACCGCGTCGTTAGAGCGCAGTCTGGCGATGAAAGGCGTAGCGATGACGGTCTGGCCGTGTCCGATGGGCGAACCATGCATCACTGACGTCTGCGCGGCGGTAGCTCAACTGCGCGAGTCAAAATGCGACGGCGTCGTTGCCTTTGGCGGCGGTTCGGTGCTGGATGCGGCAAAAGCGGTCGCGCTGCTGGTGACCAATCCGAATCAGACGCTGGCGGAGATGACGGAATACAGCGCTTTACGCCCGCGTCTGCCGCTGATTGCTGTGCCGACTACCGCCGGAACGGGATCCGAAACCACCAACGTGACGGTGATTATCGACGCGGCGACGGGACGCAAGCAGGTGCTGGCGCATGCGACGCTGATGCCGGACGTGGCGATCCTCGATGCAGCCCTGACCGAAGGCGTGCCGCCCCATGTGACGGCAATGACCGGGATTGATGCACTGACGCACGCGGTTGAAGCCTGGAGCGCGCTGAACGCGTCACCGTTCACCGACAGCCTGGCGATTGGCGCGATTGCGATGATTGGCAAATCGCTGCCAAAGGCGGTGGGCTACGGTCACGACCTTGCAGCGCGGGAAAGCATGCTACTCGCTTCCTGCATGGCGGGGATGGCGTTTTCCAGCGCCGGACTGGGGCTGTGTCATGCGATGGCGCATCAACCGGGAGCGACATTACATATACCGCACGGCCAGGCAAATGCCATGCTGTTGCCGACGGTGATGGGCTTTAACCGCCTGGTATGTCGAGAGCGCTTCAGCCAGATCGGACGCGCGCTGACCAACAAGAAATCAGACGATCGCGATGCGATCAATGCGGTCAGTGAACTGATTGCTGAAGTGGGCCAGACCAAACGG
The DNA window shown above is from Citrobacter farmeri and carries:
- the eutJ gene encoding ethanolamine utilization protein EutJ; its protein translation is MAHDEENWLTPRLQKAADLCNQAPAMSDSPLWLGVDLGTCDVVSMVVDGDGQPVAVCLDWADVVRDGIVWDFFGAVTIVRRHLDTLEQQLGSRFTHAATSFPPGTDPRISINVLESAGLEVSHVLDEPTAVADLLQLDNAGVVDIGGGTTGIAIVKQGKVTYSADEATGGHHISLTLAGNRRIELEDAEQVKRSNAQDIWPVVKPVYEKMAEIVARHIEGQGIADLWLAGGSCMQPGVEALFRQRFPALQVHLPRHSLFMTPLAIANSGREKAEGIYAS
- a CDS encoding aldehyde dehydrogenase family protein, producing MNQQDIEQVVKAVLLKMKDSSQPATTVHEMGVFASLDDAVAAAKVAQQGLKSVAMRQLAIHAIREAGEKHAKELAELAVAETGMGRVDDKFAKNVAQARGTPGVECLSPQVLTGDNGLTLIENAPWGVVASVTPSTNPAATVINNAISLIAAGNSVVFAPHPAAKGVSQRAITLLNQAVVAAGGPENLLVTVANPDIETAQRLFKYPGIGLLVVTGGEAVVDAARKHTNKRLIAAGAGNPPVVVDETADLARAAQSIVKGASFDNNIICADEKVLIVVDSVADELMRLMEGQQAVRLSAEQAEQLQPVLLKNIDERGKGTVSRDWVGRDAAKIAAAIGLKVPEQTRLLFVETPATHPFAVTELMMPVLPVVRVANVGEAIALAVQLEGGCHHTAAMHSRNIDNMNQMANAIDTSIFVKNGPCIAGLGLGGEGWTTMTITTPTGEGVTSARTFVRLRRCVLVDAFRIV
- the eutG gene encoding ethanolamine utilization ethanol dehydrogenase EutG produces the protein MQAELQTALFQAFDTLNLQRVKTFSVPPVTLCGLGALSSCGQEAQSRGLSHLFVMVDSFLHQAGMTASLERSLAMKGVAMTVWPCPMGEPCITDVCAAVAQLRESKCDGVVAFGGGSVLDAAKAVALLVTNPNQTLAEMTEYSALRPRLPLIAVPTTAGTGSETTNVTVIIDAATGRKQVLAHATLMPDVAILDAALTEGVPPHVTAMTGIDALTHAVEAWSALNASPFTDSLAIGAIAMIGKSLPKAVGYGHDLAARESMLLASCMAGMAFSSAGLGLCHAMAHQPGATLHIPHGQANAMLLPTVMGFNRLVCRERFSQIGRALTNKKSDDRDAINAVSELIAEVGQTKRLADVGAKPEHYSAWAQAALEDICIRSNPRTATQSEIIDLYAAAQ